A single region of the Podospora pseudopauciseta strain CBS 411.78 chromosome 1, whole genome shotgun sequence genome encodes:
- the LSM2 gene encoding U6 snRNA-associated Sm-like protein LSm2 (COG:A; EggNog:ENOG503P571): protein MLFFSFFKTLIDHEVTVELKNDIRIRGVLKSVDQYLNIKLDNIQVVDELKYPHLSAVKNVFIRGSVVRYVHLPSQSVDIDLLEDATRREAANQAVKAK, encoded by the exons ATGCTCTTCTTCAG CTTCTTCAAAACCCTCATCGACCATGAGGTGACCGTCGAGCTCAAAAACGACATCCGCATCCGCGGCGTCCTCAAGAGTGTCGACCAATACCTCAACATCAAGCTCGACAACATccaggtggtggatgagctCAAGTATCCTCACTTG AGCGCTGTCAAGAATGTCTTTATCAGAGGCTCGGTCGTGAGATATGTCCATCTGCCTTCTCAGTCGGTGGATATTGACTTGCTGGAGGATGCTACGAGGAGAG agGCGGCAAACCAAGCTGTGAAGGCGAAGTGA
- the pso2 gene encoding DNA cross-link repair protein PSO2/SNM1 (COG:L; BUSCO:EOG09261HQU; EggNog:ENOG503NUC7) — MAPARISKAKPKTAATPKPKLKQKTITPNKAPGARMKVQPVTKGPKVTTKPNASILSYFKKTEDEDLFIGGVEGGVEGGVGEGREEDEEDMYGADDYVKRPVEEEGGGGRYNENGGSVKKRRLSFGLQEGGEESRAVSVDVESTTVKKEQNEPRKPPAKKKVPNPFLDDSSSDEDGDKNETSNDDDSTTPSRVRPTLASADPAENVCETTTGDRLTNGTRITDRDDEDQDQEVKGKVLLLRHETSGANLTSNEGPAEEEPIDELGEEEFDEDFTGEELQAMRDMEEQAMLEGYEEFGMDRRTDEEMMEACPICGGSLAGASEQVASEHVNACLDGNPTPLPQPKPPAALEENKEIDGAEVGKRFAKAAVPRPGQANPISFGEKTSPGSSGSAFAKLMSGHAEDTAWAAAAAAENASRGMPAYKRTCPFYKIMPGFSICVDAFRYGAVEGCKAYFLSHFHSDHYIGLTANWTHGPIYCSKVTGSLVKTQLKTAAKYVVELEFDKTVPVPHTKGVTVTMIPANHCPGSSLFLFEKAMGGGKTHRILHCGDFRACQAHLEHPQLSPETIDAVTGKTKHQKIDVCYLDTTYLNPKYSFPPQKDVIATCAEMSSLLNQALISNDDKEWDSLLRRREGGAPSTSVSKFFNTTTNDPPPPPSKPPTPTAPLNAFTALSGNPQPSQRNRLLILCGTYSIGKERICVGIALALESKIYASPYKLKIVNQLDDPELISLLTPNPQEAQVHLASLSDLNKENLISYLEENRRFGFSRIVGFKPSGWNYRPPSLKSLNIKADMAPGSVPMEQLLYGKAWRSRFRKADLIPMRGSTKEGVLLGVPYSEHSSFRELAIFVMGLRIGRVVPTVNVGSEQSRKRMKGWIDRWIVERGRLKGGRLEVKEGVDGREEEEEEEEEEGVVYW, encoded by the coding sequence ATGGCTCCCGCAAGAATATCAAAAGCCAAGCCAAAGACGGCGGCGACACCGAAGCCGAAATTGAAGCAAAAAACGATCACACCGAATAAAGCGCCTGGGGCGCGGATGAAGGTGCAGCCTGTGACGAAAGGGCCGAAGGTGACGACGAAGCCGAATGCGAGCATTTTGAGTTATTTTAAGAAgacggaggatgaggacttGTTtattgggggggttgaagggggggttgaagggggggtaggggaggggagagaagaggacgaggaagatatGTACGGGGCGGATGATTACGTCAAGAGGcccgtggaggaggaggggggaggggggagatatAATGAGAATGGGGGGTCGGttaagaagaggaggttgagttTCGGTTTgcaggagggtggggaggaatcGAGGGCGGTTTCAGTGGATGTCGAGTCGACGACAGTCAAAAAGGAGCAGAACGAGCCGAGGAAGCCACctgcgaagaagaaggttcCAAATCCTTTTTTGGACGACTCCTCCTCTGACGAGGACGGGGATAAAAACGAAACGAGCAATGATGACGACTCGACGACTCCATCAAGGGTGAGACCTACCCTTGCGTCTGCAGACCCCGCAGAAAATGTTTGCGAGACTACTACCGGCGACAGACTTACCAACGGGACCAGGATAACAGATAGGGATGACGaagatcaagatcaagaagtAAAGGGcaaggtgctgctgctgcgacaTGAGACCTCCGGAGCGAATTTGACATCGAATGAAGGACCTGCAGAAGAGGAGCCAATCGATGAGTTAGGCGAAGAGGAATTCGACGAGGATTTCACCGGCGAAGAACTCCAAGCTATGCGGGACATGGAAGAGCAAGCCATGCTGGAGGGTTATGAAGAGTTTGGTATGGACAGACGTACTGATGAAGAGATGATGGAAGCATGTCCAATATGCGGGGGCAGTTTGGCGGGTGCGTCAGAGCAGGTGGCTTCGGAGCATGTCAATGCCTGTCTGGATGGGAATCCGACGCCGCTACCGCAGCCCAAGCCACCAGCGGCACTCGAAGAGAATAAAGAGATCGATGGTGCTGAGGTGGGAAAGAGGTTTGCGAAAGCGGCTGTGCCTAGACCAGGACAGGCGAATCCTATCAGTTTCGGTGAGAAGACTTCACCTGGCAGCTCGGGCTCAGCATTTGCTAAGCTCATGTCTGGACATGCTGAGGATACCGCTTGGGCAGCGGCTGCTGCGGCAGAGAACGCCTCGAGAGGAATGCCGGCGTATAAGCGGACTTGTCCGTTTTACAAGATTATGCCTGGGTTCTCGATTTGTGTTGATGCCTTCAGGTATGGTGCTGTGGAGGGCTGCAAGGCCTATTTTCTCAGTCACTTTCACAGTGATCACTACATTGGCCTCACGGCGAACTGGACTCACGGCCCGATTTATTGCAGCAAAGTAACGGGGTCACTCGTCAAGACACAGCTAAAGACAGCAGCTAAATATGTCGTTGAGCTTGAGTTTGACAAAACCGTTCCAGTCCCGCACACAAAGGGGGTCACAGTAACAATGATCCCCGCCAACCATTGCCCCGGTAGCTCTCTATTCTTGTTTGAGAAGGCCATGGGAGGAGGCAAGACACATCGGATCTTGCACTGTGGGGATTTCCGAGCCTGTCAAGCTCACCTTGAGCACCCTCAGCTCAGCCCAGAGACAATTGACGCCGTAACAGGCAAGACAAAGCACCAGAAAATTGACGTCTGTTATCTAGACACCACCTATCTCAACCCAAAATACTCCTTCCCTCCGCAAAAAGACGTCATCGCCACCTGCGCAGAGATGTcgtccctcctcaaccaagccctcatctccaacgACGACAAAGAATGGgactccctcctccgtcgCCGAGAAGGCGGCGCCCCATCCACCTCAGTCAGCAagttcttcaacaccaccacaaatgaccccccgccaccaccttctAAACCACCTACCCCCACTGCCCCCCTGAACGCATTCACCGCCCTCTCAggcaacccccaaccctcccagAGAaaccgcctcctcatcctttGCGGCACCTACTCCATAGGCAAAGAGCGCATCTGCGTCGGCATCGCCCTCGCTCTCGAATCCAAAATCTACGCCTCGCCTTACAAACTCAAAATCGTGAACCAACTCGACGACCCAGagctcatctccctccttactcccaacccccaagaGGCGCAAGTCCATCTCGCCTCGCTGTCTGACCTCAACAAGGAGAATCTCATCTCTTACCTCGAGGAAAATCGCCGGTTTGGATTCTCCCGGATTGTAGGGTTCAAGCCCTCGGGGTGGAACTACCGCCCCCCGAGTTTGAAGAGCCTAAACATCAAGGCGGATATGGCCCCGGGTAGCGTACCGATGGAACAGCTCTTGTATGGAAAGGcgtggaggagcaggtttCGCAAGGCGGATTTGATACCCATGAGGGGAAGCACCAAAGAGGGAGTGTTATTGGGGGTGCCGTATAGCGAGCATTCTAGCTTTAGGGAGTTGGCGATTTTTGTGATGGGTTTGAGGAtcgggagggtggtgccgACAGTGAATGTGGGGAGCGAACAGAGCAGGAAACGGATGAAGGGGTGGATTGATCGGTGGATtgtggagagggggaggttgaagggCGGACGGCtcgaggtgaaggagggtgtagatgggagagaggaggaggaggaggaggaggaggaggagggggtggtgtatTGGTGA
- a CDS encoding hypothetical protein (EggNog:ENOG503NUQV; COG:J), protein MYLTSRKPFSRRVWYLLFCHRPSCPSALCYRKRLPHTHNTPPREFHFLKNSPLSNCCNSAFTSQPPQHRISAPSTITTYWTSSGAYLQQPNSYPTSTQPNMAVPPPGESALVDLINSLPEHEGTWGPPITTETTLNGVPYAPFSKSDKLGRMADWTDNKDGRDGRGGRQQFNRNFRDQQVYGAGSASLFTPPVAEDEASFSVVSNVRDSTKTRFGRGAVFTRGRGGQRGGRGDARAAGGRQQFQRAGRGGQYGGGYDSRGGARGGGNARGGRRFGWKDYDKPARNRDASINIKPNWTLLEEIDYNRLSKLNLETDEGEDIDSYGFVNAYDRSYDKPPVKNSERKLLALDRAAYNVTTSVDPIIQELADKEEATIFATDSILSMLMCAPRSVYSWDIVIVRQGNKVFFDKRDNAALDMVTVNENAADAPLEASEGSKDSINQPTALAEEATYINHNFANQVVLEQHKVSMAHENPFYSPEESVPPASKAYKYRRFDLSTSEESPTYLIVRTELDAVQKSALNNENQFVTVHALNEFDSKAQGSGGGLDWRTKLVSQRGAVVATEMKNNSCKLARWTVQSILAKADVMKIGFVSRANPKTNDKHVILGVVGWKPKDFANQMNLQLSNGWGIVRTIADMVLQQPEGKYILVKDPNKNILRLYQVPAGSLDDEEEEVAEPVQEAEE, encoded by the exons ATGTACTTGACCTCTAGAAAACCGTTTTCTAGACGTGTATGGTACCTGCTTTTCTGTCACCGACCTTCCTGTCCCTCCGCACTGTGCTACCGCAAGCGGTTGCCCCACACCCACAACACCCCACCACGAGAATTTCACTTTTTGAAAAATAGCCCTCTGTCAAACTGCTGCAACTCCGCATTCACGTCGCAACCGCCACAGCACCGGATCTCGGCTCCCTCTACGATCACTACTTATTGGACATCATCCGGAGCATACCTTCAGCAGCCCAACTCTTATCCCACATCAACACAACCCAATATGGCtgtcccaccaccaggcGAGTCGGCCCTGGTCGACCTGATCAACTCGTTGCCCGAGCATGAGGGCACTTGGGGCCCCCCGATTACCACCGAGACTACCCTCAACGGCGTTCCCTACGCCCCATTCTCCAAGAGCGACAAGCTCGGTCGCATGGCTGACTGGACCGACAACAAGGATGGCAGAGACGGCCGTGGTGGCAGACAGCAATTCAACAGGAACTTTAGAG ACCAACAAGTCTATGGTGCCGGTTCCGCTTCTCTGTTCACTCCTCCTGtcgccgaggacgaggcttccTTCTCCGTTGTCTCCAACGTTCGCGACTCAACCAAGACCCGCTTCGGCCGTGGTGCCGTGTTCACCCGTGGCCGCGGTGGCCAGCgcggtggaaggggagaTGCCAGAGCCGCCGGTGGTCGTCAACAGTTCCAGCGTGCCGGTCGCGGTGGGCAATATGGCGGAGGCTATGACAGCCGGGGCGGTGCCCGCGGTGGCGGCAATGCTCGCGGCGGTCGTCGCTTTGGCTGGAAGGATTACGACAAGCCTGCTCGCAACCGTGATGCTTCGATCAACATCAAGCCCAACTGGACCTTGCTTGAGGAGATTGACTACAACCGTCTTAGCAAGCTGAACCTCGAGACGGACGAGGGTGAGGATATCGACAGCTACGGTTTCGTAAATGCCTACGACCGCTCCTACGACAAGCCACCAGTCAAGAATTCGGAGCGCAAGCTTCTTGCGCTTGACCGTGCTGCCTACAACGTCACGACCTCTGTGGATCCTATCATCCAGGAGCTCGCtgacaaggaggaggccacCATCTTCGCCACTGATAGCATTCTCTCGATGCTGATGTGCGCCCCCCGTTCCGTCTACTCTTGGGATATCGTCATTGTCAGACAGGGCAACAAGGTCTTCTTTGACAAGCGCGACAACGCCGCTCTTGACATGGTCACCGTCAACGAGAACGCCGCCGATGCGCCGCTCGAGGCTTCCGAGGGATCCAAGGATTCTATCAACCAGCCCACCGCGCTCGCGGAGGAGGCTACCTATATCAACCACAACTTTGCCAACCAGGTTGTGCTTGAGCAGCACAAGGTCAGCATGGCTCACGAGAACCCCTTCTACTCCCCCGAGGAGTCCGTGCCCCCTGCGTCCAAGGCCTACAAGTATAGACGGTTCGATCTTTCCACCAGCGAGGAGAGCCCCACTTATCTTATCGTCCGCACCGAGTTGGATGCGGTGCAAAAGAGCGCTCTCAACAACGAGAACCAGTTCGTCACTGTCCACGCTCTCAACGAGTTTGACAGCAAGGCTCAAggcagcggtggtggccTTGACTGGAGGACCAAGCTTGTGTCTCAGCGTGGTGCTGTAGTCGCCACTGAGATGAAGAACAACAGCTGCAAGCTCGCCAGATGGACTGTTCAGTCTATTCTTGCCAAGGCTGATGTCATGAAGATTGG TTTCGTGTCTCGCGCGAACCCCAAGACCAATGACAAGCACGTCATTCTCGGCGTTGTTGGCTGGAAGCCTAAGGACTTTGCCAACCAGATGAACCTCCAGCTGTCCAACGGCTGGGGTATCGTTCGTACCATCGCCGACATGGTTCTTCAGCAGCCAGAGGGCAAGTACATCTTGGTCAAGGACCCCAACAAGAACATCCTCCGACTCTACCAGGTCCCCGCTGGGAGCttggatgacgaggaggaggaggtcgccGAGCCGGTtcaggaggcggaggagtaG
- a CDS encoding hypothetical protein (COG:S; EggNog:ENOG503NVVH) yields MSSSLSPDDYNLDAGPSNQDTGPLSSLNLEFLKNITDKSTTKAGQPPKRRGPKPDSKPALTRRQELNRQAQRTHRERKERYIKALEDEVLRLKQAFTHASQDKDQLAEENRQLKALLSQGVAVGGPSLLDDSLSNPSLGYESGPASITGSYAPISSNTSNFTASPLPTGGMGHQTGPSPNNGGMGGFENQPNPNPNPNLDYEQLGIDFVLTLERPCMEHLPWLLDRTVESGGVEPCGHALMASCPPESFTQMAPEVPFGHKDSGETKTHNHGVTDHGRTGEQPRTWDLAKPDLATLMDLSQKLNLEGEITPVMAWGMVVTHPGVHMLRMEDFRKLADELAGKVRCYGFGSVMEEFEVRDALENVFSTKSELVLGY; encoded by the exons ATGTCTTCATCGTTGTCGCCAGACGACTACAATCTCGATGCGGGACCCTCGAACCAGGACACAGGCCCGCTGTCTTCACTGAACCTCGAATTTCTGAAAAATATCACCGACAAGTCGACAACGAAGGCTGGGCAGCCTCCAAAGCGTCGAGGACCTAAGCCCGACAGCAAGCCTGCGCTGACCAGAAGACAAGAGCTGAACCGACAAGCGCAAAG AACACACCGAGAGCGCAAAGAACGATATATCAAGGCCCTCGAAGACGAAGTCCTTCGGCTCAAACAGGCATTCACTCATGCCTCCCAGGATAAAGACCAGCTGGCTGAGGAAAATCGCCAGCTCAAAGCGCTCCTAAGCCAAGGGGTGGCTGTGGGTGGTCCCAGTTTGTTGGACGATTCTTTGAGCAACCCAAGTCTAGGCTACGAGTCCGGTCCCGCCAGCATCACCGGGAGCTACGCGCCAATATCGAGCAATACAAGCAACTTCACTGCGTCGCCCCTCCCAACCGGCGGAATGGGACACCAGACCGGCCCGTCACCAAACAATGGGGGTATGGGAGGGTTCGAGAACCAACCGAATCCGAATCCGAATCCGAACCTCGATTACGAGCAACTTGGGATCGATTTTGTGTTAAC GCTCGAGAGACCTTGCATGGAACACCTACCATGGCTACTTGACCGAACTGTCGAATCGGGCGGAGTCGAACCCTGCGGACATGCTCTGATGGCATCGTGCCCACCTGAGTCGTTTACCCAGATGGCCCCTGAGGTCCCGTTTGGACACAAGGACAGTGGAGAAACCAAGACACACAATCATGGTGTCACCGATCATGGCCGTACTGGAGAGCAGCCGCGTACATGGGATTTGGCAAAGCCCGACTTGGCAACGTTGATGGACCTCAGCCAGAAACTGAATCTTGAGGGGGAGATCACACCTGTAATGGCgtgggggatggtggtgacgcACCCGGGTGTTCATATGTTGAGGATGGAAGATTTTAGAAAGCTGGCTGATGAGTTGGCTGGGAAGGTTAGGTGTTATGG GTTTGGTTCTGTGATGGAGGAGTTCGAGGTTCGAGATGCGTTGGAGAATGTTTTCTCGACGAAATCGGAGCTTGTACTGGGATATTGA
- a CDS encoding hypothetical protein (COG:I; EggNog:ENOG503NY5C), which translates to MTCLTNLFPHPLRGLLLVTPFLLSTGLANLTLFLLPFAKLLLPSSLIHTLCSLIAGTLVYRFVQHIFTAINSAEITFSGDTPLPNESAIVIANHVAWSDFYLVQAAADKANMGGHTRYFAKAGLKWGLWGMGMPIVTREWTRDKRELERVFRGVKEEGWKTWLVSFSEGSRFTPEKYLQSRLWCRQNSKPQPEYLLYPRTRGFIATVQHLRKAPHVKAVYDLTLAYQCGEEFQKAPTMWETIAVPKLSLTREQGGVGYRFHVHVRRFPIEELPGDAAGLAKWLEQRWVEKGRWLEARRLRWASVDVLRKTDGIFGGMGRVVDEDSRT; encoded by the exons ATGACCtgcctcaccaacctcttcccccatcccctccgtggcctcctcctcgtcacccccttcctcctctccaccggcCTCGCCAACCTAACCCTGTTCCTGCTCCCCTTcgccaaactcctcctcccctcctccttaaTCCACACCCTCTGCTCCCTCATCGCCGGCACGCTAGTCTACCGCTTCGTCCAGCACATCTTCACTGCGATCAACAGCGCCGAAATCACCTTTTCCGGCGACACCCCCTTGCCAAACGAGTCCGCCATCGTCATAGCAAACCACGTCGCCTGGTCAGACTTTTACCTTGTccaagctgctgctgataAAGCAAACATGGGAGGCCACACGAGATATTTTGCAAAGGCGGGGTTGAAGTGG GGATTATGGGGGATGGGTATGCCTATTGTTACGAGGGAGTGGACGAGGGATaagagggagttggagagggttTTCAGGGGGGTGAAGGAAGAAGGGTGGAAGACTT GGCTGGTATCCTTTTCGGAAGGGTCACGGTTTACACCGGAGAAATACCTCCAGTCGCGGCTCTGGTGCAGGCAGAATAGCAAACCCCAACCGGAGTATCTGCTCTAtccgaggacgaggggaTTTATTGCTACGGTGCAGCATTTGAGGAAGGCGCCGCATGTCAAGGCGGTGTATGATTTGACGTTGGCGTATCAGTGTGGGGAGGAGTTTCAAAAGGCGCCGACGATGTGGGAGACGATTGCAGTCCCGAAATTGAGTCTGACTAGGGAgcaagggggggtggggtatCGATTTCATGTACATGTGAGGAGGTTCCCCATTGAGGAGTTGCCGGGGGATGCGGCCGGGCTGGCGAAGTGGTTGGAGCAGAGGTgggtggagaaggggaggtggcttgaggcgaggaggttgaggtgggcgAGTGTGGATGTGCTGAGGAAGACTGACGGGAtttttggggggatggggagggtggtggatgaggactCTCGAACGTGA